The Vibrio penaeicida sequence AAGAGAAAGGTTGGGAGAAAACACTTCTCAAGCTTTTGGCTGAAGAACAATATGCGAATTCCAGTATCGTTATTGTTTTAGGTTCTCATCATTATCAAACTTATCAAATAGAACGACCTGAATTGCCCGAAGAAGAATGGTCGGTCGCCCTTCCTTTTTTACTTAAAGATCTTATCGCTGAACGAGTATCAGACATCGTTGCGGATGGCATTGCATTACCTAACAGCAATAAGATCCAAGCATACGTACTGAGCAAGAGAGTACTCACTCCACTGCTGGCTATATTAGAAAAAAGCCAAGTAGAGTTAGACCGAATTTTACCCGAAGATGAAGTTTGGGGGCAGACTCACCAGCAAGCAGAAGATTTTTTATTACTCCATCAAAGTGCACACAGCAATTTTAAAATCAATGCTTACGTTGGCAGAGATATATGCTTTCACAGGACCATTCGCGGAGTGTCAGCCCCACTTACGGGTCCTCAAGCAAGTAGCCTGCAAATTGATGGACTTGCACTCGAAATGCAACGTTCGATCGATTATCTCAGCTCTCAAATCAAACAGGCACAGTTCCATAAACTGTTTATATGTTGCGATGATGAAGTTGATGAAGAACTGACTTCTGCATTGGAAGAAAGGTTAAGTGTCAAAGTCGGAACGTTAATGGATGAAGACAAGCGTTGTGGGGAAGTACTTTCTCACTACGCTCTTGGCGCCCAATACCATGTCAACCTATACCCAGAACACCTAAAGCCAAAAAAAGAATTCTTTACCTTGCCTGTTGTGGCTGCAAGCTGGTTGATTGTTGGATTAGTCATGCTGAGCTACTACGGATTCAATGAATATCAGATTCGTAATGAAAAAACGAAAATTACACGTTTGTCAGATCAATCTAAGGTACTTAAAACTCAGTTATCTGAACTGAAAACTATGTTGGGTGAGCATAAACCCTCCCCAAATAAACTGGACGCCGTGGTTAGAATCGAAAAAGAGATAAAAGCAAAAGAAGCTTCTCTTAATGCGGTCGGGCAGTTTGATAATCAAAAGCAAGTGGGTTACTCGGGTATCATGAGTGCATTATCTCGGTTAGGTAGAAATGATATATCACTTAGCCAAATAACCATTAGCCAGAACACACTGAATGTATCAGGTTTACCCCGAACGCCAAGTGCAGTTCCTGGCTGGATTAAACAATTTAGAAATGAGTTAGATTTAGTCGGTCGTAATTTTGAGCAGCTCAATATTGGTAGAAATGACGACGATATAGTGACATTTGAACTGCAAGCAAAAAGAGGGGGTGAGTAGTGGCACTTCTTCAAGATTTAAGTGAGAAGTTTTCAGCTCTTTCTAGCCGAGAGAAATGGTTAATTACGGCTGGTGGATGGGTCGCGATCTTCTTCATCATA is a genomic window containing:
- a CDS encoding MSHA biogenesis protein MshI, with the translated sequence MNKMVSLLERLKGKSSSTKKVSIALLEDAVYCSFDNNVESFSVKEKGWEKTLLKLLAEEQYANSSIVIVLGSHHYQTYQIERPELPEEEWSVALPFLLKDLIAERVSDIVADGIALPNSNKIQAYVLSKRVLTPLLAILEKSQVELDRILPEDEVWGQTHQQAEDFLLLHQSAHSNFKINAYVGRDICFHRTIRGVSAPLTGPQASSLQIDGLALEMQRSIDYLSSQIKQAQFHKLFICCDDEVDEELTSALEERLSVKVGTLMDEDKRCGEVLSHYALGAQYHVNLYPEHLKPKKEFFTLPVVAASWLIVGLVMLSYYGFNEYQIRNEKTKITRLSDQSKVLKTQLSELKTMLGEHKPSPNKLDAVVRIEKEIKAKEASLNAVGQFDNQKQVGYSGIMSALSRLGRNDISLSQITISQNTLNVSGLPRTPSAVPGWIKQFRNELDLVGRNFEQLNIGRNDDDIVTFELQAKRGGE